A genomic stretch from Lathyrus oleraceus cultivar Zhongwan6 chromosome 2, CAAS_Psat_ZW6_1.0, whole genome shotgun sequence includes:
- the LOC127118724 gene encoding chaperone protein dnaJ 1, mitochondrial isoform X2, which yields MRWFTLLAPYRRHFLSSLASESLVDKGDSFRKFFSSHQSLLLSRTLFGSGFVTKKEESRNLTIPLGFRYGQTTAYSSTAERNYYQMLGVPENASQDEIKKAFRLLAKKYHPDANKNSPSAKRKFQDIREAYETLRDSKKRAEYDKMRAFGSENMEYSNNYDDAERFRNAYRTHFSDSFHNVFSEIFEEATTQFSPNIEVELSLTFSEAAKGCTKHVSFDASVPCDYCYGQGYPQNATPTVCPTCRGLGRVTIPPFTSTCITCKGAGRIIKEFCLSCGGSGVIEGIKEVKVTIPPGVDSGDTIHVPEGGNAAGSGGRHGSLYIKIKVVEDPVFERDGADIYVESNISFTQAILGGKVEVPTLSGKMQINIPKGVQPGQLLAFRGKGLPKHGYFAFHGDQYVRFRINFPIAINERQRAILEEFASEEIKEGSNSILEGNWLYQQLSTG from the exons ATGAGATGGTTCACGTTGTTAGCACCG TATCGGCGCCATTTTCTTTCTTCCCTTGCATCAGAATCTCTAGTTGACAAAGGAGATTCGTTCCGGAAATTCTTCTCCTCTCATCAATCATTGTTGCTTTCACGAA CTTTATTCGGTAGCGGTTTTGTCACGAAAAAGGAGGAGTCTCGGAATCTGACAATTCCATTGGGATTCCGTTATGGTCAAACTACAG CGTATTCTTCTACAGCGGAACGGAACTATTATCAGATGCTTGGTGTTCCTGAAAATGCTAGTCAGGATGAGATAAAGAAGGCATTTCGCTTG CTAGCTAAAAAGTACCATCCAGATGCAAATAAGAATAGTCCATCGGCAAAGAGGAAGTTTCAAGATATAAGAGAAGCTTATGAG ACATTGAGAGACTCTAAAAAGAGGGCAGAGTATGACAAG ATGCGTGCTTTTGGTTCAGAGAATATGGAATATAGTAACAATTATGATGATGCAGAAAGGTTCAGAAACGCCTATCGTACTCATTTTTCTGATTCATTTCATAATGTATTTTCTGAG ATATTTGAAGAAGCAACAACTCAGTTCTCGCCAAATATAGAG GTGGAGTTATCACTTACTTTCTCAGAAGCCGCGAAAGGATGCACCAAACATGTGTCATTTGATGCGTCAGTTCCCTGTGATTATTGCT ATGGACAGGGATATCCACAAAATGCTACCCCAACAGTTTGTCCAACATGCAGGGGCTTAGGTCGA GTTACAATCCCACCATTTACATCAACATGCATTACCTGTAAAGGAGCTGGCCGCATTATTAAG GAGTTTTGTTTGTCGTGTGGAGGATCCGGGGTTATTGAAGGGATTAAAGAGGTTAAAGTTACTATACCACCAG GTGTTGATTCAGGAGATACCATCCATGTGCCAGAAGGTGGGAATGCTGCTGGAAGTGGTGGTCGACATGGAAGTTTATACATAAAAATAAAG GTGGTTGAGGATCCAGTCTTTGAGAGGGATGGTGCAGATATCTATGTGGAATCTAATATTAGCTTTACACAG GCTATTCTTGGTGGCAAAGTTGAGGTGCCTACTTTATCAGGGAAGATGCAAATAAAC ATACCTAAGGGTGTTCAACCAGGACAGCTGCTAGCATTTAGAGGCAAAG GACTGCCAAAGCATGGGTATTTTGCGTTTCATGGGGATCAGTATGTGCGTTTCCGTATAAACTTCCCCAT TGCAATCAATGAACGACAACGTGCTATACTTGAAGAATTTGCTTCGGAGGAAATAAAGGAGGGAAGTAATTCAATATTAGAAGGAAATTG GCTTTACCAGCAGCTATCTACTGGTTGA
- the LOC127118724 gene encoding chaperone protein dnaJ 1, mitochondrial isoform X1, with protein sequence MRWFTLLAPYRRHFLSSLASESLVDKGDSFRKFFSSHQSLLLSRTLFGSGFVTKKEESRNLTIPLGFRYGQTTAYSSTAERNYYQMLGVPENASQDEIKKAFRLLAKKYHPDANKNSPSAKRKFQDIREAYETLRDSKKRAEYDKMRAFGSENMEYSNNYDDAERFRNAYRTHFSDSFHNVFSEIFEEATTQFSPNIEVELSLTFSEAAKGCTKHVSFDASVPCDYCYGQGYPQNATPTVCPTCRGLGRVTIPPFTSTCITCKGAGRIIKEFCLSCGGSGVIEGIKEVKVTIPPGVDSGDTIHVPEGGNAAGSGGRHGSLYIKIKVVEDPVFERDGADIYVESNISFTQAILGGKVEVPTLSGKMQINIPKGVQPGQLLAFRGKGLPKHGYFAFHGDQYVRFRINFPIAINERQRAILEEFASEEIKEGSNSILEGNWWQQIFEYSTSPKFMLELSMLILALVFINKMLS encoded by the exons ATGAGATGGTTCACGTTGTTAGCACCG TATCGGCGCCATTTTCTTTCTTCCCTTGCATCAGAATCTCTAGTTGACAAAGGAGATTCGTTCCGGAAATTCTTCTCCTCTCATCAATCATTGTTGCTTTCACGAA CTTTATTCGGTAGCGGTTTTGTCACGAAAAAGGAGGAGTCTCGGAATCTGACAATTCCATTGGGATTCCGTTATGGTCAAACTACAG CGTATTCTTCTACAGCGGAACGGAACTATTATCAGATGCTTGGTGTTCCTGAAAATGCTAGTCAGGATGAGATAAAGAAGGCATTTCGCTTG CTAGCTAAAAAGTACCATCCAGATGCAAATAAGAATAGTCCATCGGCAAAGAGGAAGTTTCAAGATATAAGAGAAGCTTATGAG ACATTGAGAGACTCTAAAAAGAGGGCAGAGTATGACAAG ATGCGTGCTTTTGGTTCAGAGAATATGGAATATAGTAACAATTATGATGATGCAGAAAGGTTCAGAAACGCCTATCGTACTCATTTTTCTGATTCATTTCATAATGTATTTTCTGAG ATATTTGAAGAAGCAACAACTCAGTTCTCGCCAAATATAGAG GTGGAGTTATCACTTACTTTCTCAGAAGCCGCGAAAGGATGCACCAAACATGTGTCATTTGATGCGTCAGTTCCCTGTGATTATTGCT ATGGACAGGGATATCCACAAAATGCTACCCCAACAGTTTGTCCAACATGCAGGGGCTTAGGTCGA GTTACAATCCCACCATTTACATCAACATGCATTACCTGTAAAGGAGCTGGCCGCATTATTAAG GAGTTTTGTTTGTCGTGTGGAGGATCCGGGGTTATTGAAGGGATTAAAGAGGTTAAAGTTACTATACCACCAG GTGTTGATTCAGGAGATACCATCCATGTGCCAGAAGGTGGGAATGCTGCTGGAAGTGGTGGTCGACATGGAAGTTTATACATAAAAATAAAG GTGGTTGAGGATCCAGTCTTTGAGAGGGATGGTGCAGATATCTATGTGGAATCTAATATTAGCTTTACACAG GCTATTCTTGGTGGCAAAGTTGAGGTGCCTACTTTATCAGGGAAGATGCAAATAAAC ATACCTAAGGGTGTTCAACCAGGACAGCTGCTAGCATTTAGAGGCAAAG GACTGCCAAAGCATGGGTATTTTGCGTTTCATGGGGATCAGTATGTGCGTTTCCGTATAAACTTCCCCAT TGCAATCAATGAACGACAACGTGCTATACTTGAAGAATTTGCTTCGGAGGAAATAAAGGAGGGAAGTAATTCAATATTAGAAGGAAATTG GTGGCAGCAAATTTTTGAATACTCGACGAGTCCAAAGTTTATGCTGGAACTATCTATGCTGATATTAGCCCTTGTCTTCATTAACAAAATGTTGAGCTGA